One window of Psychrobacillus sp. FSL H8-0483 genomic DNA carries:
- a CDS encoding L-cystine transporter codes for MNLLFIILNIAALLLFVGILIIMQKKHVTFSKRVFSALGLGIALGLALNFIYGATSEVLAESADWYNLIGTGYIKLLQMIVMPLVFISILGAFTKITIGKNFGKMAAIILSFLIGTTAVAALVGIGSAAIFDLNADQIVQGDAEVARAEYYEGRSAEVADKTLPQQMLDLLPANPFLDFTGARGTSTIAVVIFAAFLGFAYLGVARKEIETAATIKKGIDAVYTLIMSVVKIVLKLTPYGILAIMAKTVATSDFAAILSLGKFVVASYVALAIMFAIHLLIITLSGLNPITYVKKAAEPLIFAFTSRSSAGTLPININTQTTKLGVSEGIANFSGSFGLSIGQNGCAGVYPAMLAFMIAPSQGINPLDPMFILTVVAVVAISSFGVAGVGGGATFAAILVLSALNLPVALAGLLVSVEPLIDMGRTAVNVSGSMTAGVATAKITGELDKDIYNAPLETQTVEA; via the coding sequence ATGAATTTATTATTTATTATTCTCAATATTGCAGCTTTATTGCTGTTCGTTGGAATCTTAATCATAATGCAAAAAAAACATGTTACTTTTTCGAAACGAGTATTTTCGGCATTAGGGTTAGGGATAGCATTAGGTTTAGCGCTAAACTTTATTTATGGGGCGACTTCAGAAGTATTAGCCGAGTCGGCAGATTGGTATAACTTAATCGGAACAGGATACATTAAGTTATTACAAATGATAGTTATGCCACTAGTATTTATATCGATTTTAGGTGCATTTACGAAGATAACGATCGGTAAAAATTTTGGGAAGATGGCAGCAATTATTTTAAGCTTCCTTATTGGTACGACAGCTGTTGCTGCACTTGTAGGAATTGGTTCAGCAGCAATCTTTGATCTAAACGCAGATCAAATTGTTCAAGGGGATGCTGAAGTAGCCCGCGCAGAGTACTATGAAGGACGTTCTGCGGAAGTAGCAGATAAAACACTTCCTCAACAAATGCTTGATTTACTACCAGCAAATCCATTTTTAGATTTTACTGGAGCACGTGGCACATCTACGATTGCAGTGGTAATTTTTGCGGCGTTCCTAGGATTTGCTTATCTAGGTGTAGCACGTAAAGAAATAGAAACTGCTGCAACGATTAAAAAGGGAATAGATGCAGTTTACACACTTATCATGAGTGTAGTGAAAATCGTACTGAAGTTAACTCCATACGGGATTTTAGCGATTATGGCAAAAACAGTCGCAACCTCTGATTTTGCTGCAATTTTAAGCTTAGGTAAATTTGTTGTAGCATCGTACGTTGCGTTAGCAATCATGTTTGCAATACACTTATTAATCATCACACTTTCTGGATTAAATCCAATAACGTATGTGAAAAAGGCAGCAGAACCATTAATTTTTGCTTTTACATCACGTTCAAGTGCAGGTACTTTACCTATTAATATTAATACGCAAACAACTAAGCTAGGCGTTTCGGAAGGTATTGCAAATTTCTCTGGTTCGTTCGGTTTGTCCATCGGGCAAAATGGATGTGCAGGCGTATATCCAGCAATGCTAGCATTTATGATTGCACCATCACAAGGGATTAATCCTTTAGATCCTATGTTTATCCTTACTGTAGTTGCAGTAGTAGCAATTAGCTCATTTGGAGTTGCAGGAGTTGGTGGCGGAGCAACATTTGCCGCAATTCTAGTACTCTCTGCTTTAAACTTACCAGTTGCTTTAGCGGGCTTACTTGTTTCTGTAGAACCATTAATCGATATGGGTCGTACAGCTGTAAACGTAAGTGGATCTATGACTGCTGGTGTCGCGACGGCGAAAATCACTGGAGAATTAGACAAAGACATTTACAATGCTCCACTAGAAACACAAACAGTAGAAGCATAA
- the cls gene encoding cardiolipin synthase, producing MATGFFSFVVSGILILNIFLAIALIFMERRDASSTWAWIMILFFIPILGFGIYLLFGRKLRRKTLFRWEGKNQIGIDKLIDFQMEAIEDDSFDFRLDDASQFKELIIMHLHNNQAVLTQDNKVEIFNDGREKFDALIHDIENAKDHIHIQYYIFRLDNLGQQIYQLLLEKAKQGVKVRILYDDTGSRSLRKRHFKELIELGGRVEAFFPAILPLINPRMNYRNHRKIVVIDGRIGYIGGFNVGDEYLGLNKKFGYWRDTHLRIEGSSVHPLQTRFILDWNQASTDHDIEYSDRFFPAIPMKGSVGLQIISSGPDSEWEQIKYGYLKLIMMAKRYIYIQTPYFIPDASFMDTLRIACLSGIDVRIMIPNKPDHIFVYWATYSYVGELIKAGAKVYIYENGFLHTKMIVIDDEASTVGTANIDVRSFKLNFEVNAFIYDRETSHQLAELFEEDMKLSTEMTWELYEERTKMIKFKESLARLISPIL from the coding sequence TTGGCAACAGGTTTCTTTAGTTTCGTTGTTTCTGGCATACTTATTTTAAATATTTTTCTTGCGATTGCTTTAATTTTCATGGAGCGACGAGACGCTTCTTCTACATGGGCATGGATTATGATTCTTTTCTTTATCCCTATTTTAGGCTTCGGAATTTACTTATTGTTTGGAAGAAAATTACGGAGAAAAACGCTATTTCGATGGGAAGGTAAGAATCAGATCGGGATTGATAAGCTCATTGATTTCCAAATGGAAGCAATTGAGGATGATTCGTTCGATTTTCGTTTAGATGACGCAAGCCAATTTAAAGAATTAATTATTATGCATTTACACAATAACCAAGCCGTTTTAACCCAGGACAATAAAGTAGAGATTTTTAATGATGGCCGTGAGAAGTTTGATGCACTCATTCATGACATAGAAAATGCTAAAGATCATATTCACATCCAATACTATATCTTTCGTTTAGATAATCTTGGACAGCAAATCTATCAGTTGTTATTAGAAAAAGCAAAACAAGGGGTAAAGGTTCGAATTTTATATGATGATACAGGATCAAGATCTTTACGAAAAAGACATTTTAAAGAGCTAATTGAGCTAGGTGGTCGAGTAGAAGCATTTTTCCCAGCTATCTTACCGCTAATTAATCCACGAATGAATTATCGCAATCACCGCAAAATTGTTGTTATAGATGGACGCATTGGCTATATTGGTGGGTTTAATGTGGGAGATGAATATTTAGGGTTAAACAAGAAATTTGGCTATTGGCGGGATACACATTTACGCATTGAGGGTAGCTCCGTACACCCTCTTCAAACGCGGTTTATTCTCGATTGGAACCAAGCTTCGACTGACCATGATATCGAATATTCCGACCGTTTCTTCCCCGCCATTCCGATGAAAGGTTCTGTTGGTTTACAGATTATTTCAAGTGGACCAGATTCGGAATGGGAGCAAATCAAATACGGCTACCTTAAGTTAATTATGATGGCGAAAAGATATATTTATATACAAACCCCTTATTTTATTCCCGATGCGAGCTTTATGGACACACTTCGAATTGCATGCCTATCCGGTATTGATGTGCGTATAATGATTCCAAATAAGCCAGATCACATTTTTGTTTATTGGGCTACTTATTCTTATGTCGGAGAATTAATCAAGGCTGGAGCGAAAGTGTATATTTACGAAAATGGATTTTTACACACAAAGATGATTGTTATTGATGATGAGGCTTCTACAGTAGGAACAGCTAATATAGACGTTCGTAGTTTCAAGTTGAATTTTGAAGTAAATGCATTTATATATGATCGCGAAACTTCCCATCAATTAGCAGAGCTTTTCGAAGAAGATATGAAATTATCAACCG